TTGGCCGCGCGCTCTCGACGAGGACGCGAGAAATGCCGGACCTCCGGGCCACCGGTGCCCGAACGCCTTCCGGCCAGGACTCTTAAAGAAGCGTCTCGATTGGTTTCGTGACGGAAATATAAAATTTTTTGTAACGATGGCCGTGCAGCCCCGCGGGACCCGCAGTGGCTTGCAGGGTCAGTAAGTCGATCATCAATCTGGCAGTCGCACCGGACGATCGTCGCGACGGGCTTCATGATCGCGCTCGCGCTCATGGAGCGCGCATCTCAGCGGGCGCAGATCCACCAGGGAACCGGAACGGCATGGAAGAGTTGGTCGATCATGCACGACATCCTGAAGCCCGCGGAGATTTTCGAGCGATCAGCCCGGGAGGGCGAACGGCGGCTGAATCAGAGCACCTTGGAGCTGCTCTCCACGGGCTTCATCGCGGGTTTCACGATCGTGTTCGGCATCATTGCCCTCGGCATAGTCGAGGCTCTTGCGAGGCCCTCGCTCGGCGAGCTTGCCAAGCTTCTCGGAGCCCTCGCCTTCGGCGTCGGACTGCCATTTCTGATCCTCGGACGTGCCGAACTGTTCAGCGAAAACTTCTTCGATCCGATCGCGGCTGTCGTCAAATCGAAGGTCAGCGGAATGTCGAGGAAGGTATTCCGTCTTTGGATACTTACATTGATCCTGAACCTCGTCGGAGGAGGCATCCTGGTCCTGATCCTTTCGGTGGAAGGTGCGCTCCCGGCAGGCGCCCATGAGGCGTTGAGCCGGGTGGCCGAGGAAATTGCCCATCGGACGTCCCTGGCCACGCTCATGCGGTCGATTGTGGGTGGCGCACTCGTGGCCCTCCTGTCTTTCCTGGTTATCGCCAGCCGGGACTCGACCGGAAGGATACTGCTGGCCTACGTCACCGGCGTCTTGCTTGCCATCGGCCCCTTCGAGCACGCCGTCGTGACGATGCTTCATCTTGCCTTCGGGTTCACATTCGGCGCGCCCGTGACCATGGCTGACATGGCGCAAGTCTCGGCGATCGCGATCCTGGGCAACCTGATCGGCGGCGTCGGACTCGTAACGATGTCGCACGCCGCGCAAGCCAAGGGAGCGGATTAGGAAAAGCCTCGGCCCCATGCCTTCGATCCCTACACAGCAGAGTGCTTCGGGGCCGAACTGCTACCACCGAGCGACTCCAGCACTTTGCTGAGGCGGTCGATCTGCGCCTTGGTCCCCGCAACGTGCGTCGCCAGGCGTTGTGCGAGATCGGGAAAGTTCATTAAAGCAGCGAACCCCCGCCCGCTACAATTGTGCCGGCGGACACAGCATCAACAACCCGGGACCCTCATTGTCCGTGAGGCCAATGGGGAGCAAGTCATCAGGTAGCGCGCGGTTCCTCGGCGTCTCAGCCCCGCCACCGCATGCGAAGAACATTTGACAGGGCAGCTGGCGGAGCAAAAGCAACCGGGCTCGAACCTTCGCTGTTTTTCATGTTTAATCTCAGCTGGACATTGGTGAAGCCGACGCTGAGGCCCTTCTGGCAAGCAGGATTGGTTGTCGTAGCTGTGGAGACGGCCGTCGCTGTTCCACGTCCAGGTCGAGATGTCGCCGGTGATGCTGCCCGGGCGGCTCTTGATCTCAATCAGTAACAGGCCGCGTGGCGACAGGATGAGCGCGTCGACCTCGTTGACCTTGCCGGTATCGTCGATGAACTCGAAGTTGCCCCACGCCCGCCAGGGATCGTGATCCGGAATGTGCTCGCGCAGGAAATCGAGCGCTTCCCGTTCCCACGTGAAGTCGCTCTCATGCATCGCCGCCCAGCGCAGTGCGGACGTTGCCATGATCTAAACGACGCGCGTCAACGATTGCACCGGCATGACCCGCATCCGTAGGCCAATCCCGCGGCTACGTCAAATGGTTGAGAAACTTCATCCTTCCGCTATCACCGGGACGCGCTGACGGCAGCGGTGTCGAGACACGATGTGGTTGCTGCGACGGAACCGGGACGTGCGGACCTGCGTCAGCGCCGCATTGCCCCAAGTTTGGGCTCGGGTGGTGGCGGGATTTTTAGTCCGGCCTTGCCGAGCCCGGCGACAAGATGAAGCAGTACGGGTTGCGGGAAATTCCAGACTCCGAACAGTGACCAGGCTTCTTCGCGGAACCGCGGCTTCAGCGCCAACACCCGGTCGACGGCAGCCATCGCCTCCTCATTGCGGCCCAGTTGCCCGAGGATCGCAGCCCGCAGCAGGTAGCTCCAGAAGAAACCCGGCATGTCGATCCGCTCCACCTGCGCCAGCGCCCCTTCGAACTCGCCGCGGTCAAAGTGGAAGAGCGCTCGCGGAAACAGGTACCAGGCAGGATGGGCCGGATTTAGTGCGATCGCCTGATCGACCATCGCGAGGCCGCGGTCCCATTCGCCGTGGAAGGCCAGCCGGCTTCCGTACTGCGCGAGGAAGTCGGCGCTGCCGGGATTGAGGCTGATCGCCCGATCGCCCGCTTCCTTGAAACGAGCAATGTTGCCGTCGGCGAAATAGATGAGGGCGCTAACCAGGTGGCCGGTCGGGTTGTCGGAATCGAGGGCGATCGCCCGCTTGGCCGCTTCGAGCGCGCGGACGCTCGGATCGCCCTGTTCGCCGCCCGAGTCGTACCCGAAACGCTTCTCCTGGTGGTACACGTTGGCGAGAACCGCCCAGGCTTCGGCATAGTCCGGATCCAGCGTCACCGCCCGCTCAAGGCAGCCGCGGATTTCGGCGTGCCGGGCCGGGTCGATATTCCTCATGAACGCATAGTAGCGCAGCACACAGTCGTAGGCGTCGAGGCTCTCGGGCGGCTTGTTTTCCGTCTGCGCCATTGCCGACTGCGCAAGCAGGCCATATTTGCCGGCGAGCGCCCCACCGATCTCTCGGGCCATGGTCTCCTGGATCTGGAAAACCGTCTTCGGCGTGAAGACGTCGGCGTACGACCCGGCCCAGAGATGGCGCCCGTCGCGCGCGTCGATCAGCCGCGACGATATCCTGAGCTGGTCCTCGAACACGCGGACTCCGCCCGCCACGACGAAATCGGCCCCGAGCCCGCTCCGGATGCTCTGCAGATCGAACGAGCCGTCCTCGGACACGGCCGTGGCGCCGATGGATAGAACAATAAGATCGCGGTACTGGGCGAGTTCGGTGATCAACTGCTCGCTCAGCCCATCCGAGATGTAGCGTTTGGCCGGATCGCCGCTGAGGTTGCGGTACGGCAGCACGGCGATCGACGGTCCCTTCTGCGCTGACGTCGGCCGCACCGCGTCGTCGCGGTCTTGCATCTGCCACGCCGCAACCCCGATGACGCCGACGATCAGAACGGCGCACACCGCCAGGACGAGGCGGCGCGCCGGCCCCCACGCGCTTTGCCGCGCAGGCGCCAGTGGTTGCGCCGCCGCCGTCTCCGCACCGGGCGTTGGCCCCCGTTCTGGGATCGGCGGCGACTGCCATTCGCACACGATGGCGTAGCCGCCTTTCGGTATGCCGATACGCACCGGGTCATCACGACCGGCGGTCGCATAGTAGCCGTCCAGATCGCGGCGCAGCCGGTGGGCTTCGAGGCGAACGATCGGATCGGTCTGCGGATCGAAGTCCGCGTCTCGGCCGAAGACGGCGATCGCAATCGTCGTCCCCTTCAGCCGGTTCGAGCGTCCGGCCAAGGTCTCTTCCACCACGTGCCGCAAAAAGGCGCGCCGCCTCTCGGCCGCCTGGAAGTCGGGGCTGTCGAGAATCCGGTTCAACTGGGCGCGAACGTCCGCCGGCGACGGCCGTTCCCATGGCGGACGGGTTTCCGGTTCGAGACTGCTCATGACTTCCGCCCCATTCCCCGACCACCACCATACACGTTTCCGCAGACGATCTCATCGCCGCATTTGGAGACGAGCGGGGACTTCGCCGCGCTCAAGAACATGTTCGTACTCCGCCCCGCTCCCGTTCGTACTTCTGAAAATGCGGGGCGTTCGCGATCATTGCCACAAGGAAGTCGCTTCGAAGCGTTTGTGCGCGTCGGGCTTGCCGGAGGATCGGACGTGCAAAGGTTGGACGTGCCAAGGTCGGACCTGAGTGAGCGGCGGCTTCCCCCTGCTTGAGCGACGCTTCGAGCGGCAACAGTGGGCGATATCGCGCCTCATGCGCCGGGACAGCACCTTCCGAAACGTGTGCGAGAACTACGAAGAGGCGGCGCGTGCAGCGGAGTACTGGCGGGACGCGCCCACCAGGTCGGCGGAGCGGGCCGACGAGTATGGCGCTCTCGTGAGCGAATTGGAGGAGGAGATCGTCATGAGGCTGCGACGCGACGCGGGCGGACCGGCCGAACCGGTTGAGCCTTCGAGATGATCGAGGCTCCGCGGCCCGAGACGATGACAGGACACGCATGACGATGACGA
The sequence above is drawn from the Rhodospirillales bacterium genome and encodes:
- a CDS encoding formate/nitrite transporter family protein encodes the protein MHDILKPAEIFERSAREGERRLNQSTLELLSTGFIAGFTIVFGIIALGIVEALARPSLGELAKLLGALAFGVGLPFLILGRAELFSENFFDPIAAVVKSKVSGMSRKVFRLWILTLILNLVGGGILVLILSVEGALPAGAHEALSRVAEEIAHRTSLATLMRSIVGGALVALLSFLVIASRDSTGRILLAYVTGVLLAIGPFEHAVVTMLHLAFGFTFGAPVTMADMAQVSAIAILGNLIGGVGLVTMSHAAQAKGAD
- a CDS encoding NERD domain-containing protein, translating into MHESDFTWEREALDFLREHIPDHDPWRAWGNFEFIDDTGKVNEVDALILSPRGLLLIEIKSRPGSITGDISTWTWNSDGRLHSYDNQSCLPEGPQRRLHQCPAEIKHEKQRRFEPGCFCSASCPVKCSSHAVAGLRRRGTARYLMTCSPLASRTMRVPGC
- a CDS encoding DUF892 family protein codes for the protein MNFPDLAQRLATHVAGTKAQIDRLSKVLESLGGSSSAPKHSAV
- a CDS encoding tetratricopeptide repeat protein, with the translated sequence MSSLEPETRPPWERPSPADVRAQLNRILDSPDFQAAERRRAFLRHVVEETLAGRSNRLKGTTIAIAVFGRDADFDPQTDPIVRLEAHRLRRDLDGYYATAGRDDPVRIGIPKGGYAIVCEWQSPPIPERGPTPGAETAAAQPLAPARQSAWGPARRLVLAVCAVLIVGVIGVAAWQMQDRDDAVRPTSAQKGPSIAVLPYRNLSGDPAKRYISDGLSEQLITELAQYRDLIVLSIGATAVSEDGSFDLQSIRSGLGADFVVAGGVRVFEDQLRISSRLIDARDGRHLWAGSYADVFTPKTVFQIQETMAREIGGALAGKYGLLAQSAMAQTENKPPESLDAYDCVLRYYAFMRNIDPARHAEIRGCLERAVTLDPDYAEAWAVLANVYHQEKRFGYDSGGEQGDPSVRALEAAKRAIALDSDNPTGHLVSALIYFADGNIARFKEAGDRAISLNPGSADFLAQYGSRLAFHGEWDRGLAMVDQAIALNPAHPAWYLFPRALFHFDRGEFEGALAQVERIDMPGFFWSYLLRAAILGQLGRNEEAMAAVDRVLALKPRFREEAWSLFGVWNFPQPVLLHLVAGLGKAGLKIPPPPEPKLGAMRR